Proteins encoded together in one Chitinophaga varians window:
- a CDS encoding bifunctional helix-turn-helix domain-containing protein/methylated-DNA--[protein]-cysteine S-methyltransferase produces MNNYDKIATAIAYINDNYKEQPELKDMAASVHMSPFHFQRVFSEWAGVTPKKFLQYLTLHHAKQLLKQEKTTLSDAAFETGLSGTSRLHDLFINIESMTPGEYKNGGKSLQINYSFAESPFGNILVASTGKGICHMAFADNREEALQDLIASFPNAQFTQMTDLIQQNTLYIFTKEQHRLSEIKLHLKGTAFQLKVWEALLKIPMGNLTTYQQLAAAVDNPKASRAVGTAVGQNPVAFLIPCHRVIKSTGEFGHYHWGDVRKQAMIGWESAQSFNH; encoded by the coding sequence ATGAACAATTACGATAAAATTGCCACGGCAATTGCATACATCAACGACAATTACAAGGAACAGCCGGAACTTAAAGACATGGCGGCTTCCGTTCACATGAGCCCGTTTCATTTCCAACGGGTGTTCAGTGAATGGGCAGGCGTTACGCCTAAAAAATTCCTGCAGTATCTTACGCTGCACCACGCCAAACAACTGCTGAAACAGGAGAAAACAACCTTGTCCGATGCCGCCTTCGAAACAGGACTGTCCGGCACCAGCAGGCTGCATGACCTGTTTATCAATATTGAAAGTATGACACCGGGAGAATATAAAAACGGCGGAAAGTCTTTGCAGATCAACTACAGCTTCGCAGAGAGCCCGTTTGGCAATATACTGGTGGCGTCCACCGGCAAAGGCATCTGTCATATGGCTTTTGCGGACAACCGCGAAGAGGCGCTACAGGACCTGATCGCCAGTTTTCCCAACGCGCAGTTTACACAGATGACAGACCTCATTCAGCAAAATACGCTGTACATCTTCACCAAAGAACAACATCGCCTCTCAGAGATCAAGCTTCACCTGAAAGGCACCGCTTTCCAGCTGAAGGTATGGGAAGCCCTGCTGAAAATACCCATGGGCAATCTCACCACCTATCAGCAGCTGGCGGCCGCGGTAGACAACCCGAAGGCATCAAGGGCGGTAGGTACCGCCGTAGGCCAGAACCCCGTGGCGTTCCTGATCCCCTGCCACCGCGTAATAAAATCGACCGGCGAATTCGGGCATTACCATTGGGGAGACGTCCGTAAACAAGCCATGATCGGCTGGGAATCAGCACAATCATTTAATCATTGA
- a CDS encoding c-type cytochrome, which translates to MKMKKTFMVAAALATAVTLCSLALPQEPEKPKNLKVLPKNISHDELIATMRSFNAALGVKCGYCHAAQKDDPKKLDFASDENQHKDIARSMMKMTHRINKKFFKGTEVMSVSCYTCHHGNEEPKTKPDEAPAK; encoded by the coding sequence ATGAAAATGAAAAAAACATTCATGGTAGCAGCTGCGTTAGCAACAGCGGTTACCCTGTGTTCACTGGCTTTGCCTCAGGAACCTGAGAAGCCTAAAAACCTCAAAGTATTACCCAAAAACATCAGCCATGATGAGCTGATAGCCACCATGCGCAGCTTCAATGCTGCCCTGGGCGTAAAGTGCGGCTACTGTCACGCAGCACAAAAAGATGATCCTAAAAAACTGGACTTCGCCAGTGATGAAAATCAACACAAAGACATTGCACGGTCTATGATGAAAATGACACACCGCATCAACAAGAAGTTCTTCAAAGGAACAGAAGTGATGTCCGTGTCCTGCTACACCTGTCACCATGGTAACGAAGAGCCAAAAACCAAACCTGATGAAGCGCCGGCCAAATAA
- a CDS encoding RagB/SusD family nutrient uptake outer membrane protein, whose protein sequence is MMNKISAYILALGIAVLGSSCQKDLLTPKPTTDIPDWEAFTQKERIGNEATGLYTVMKNGKFLGGKVLIANDVRGEDFVNLTTNNVTLNATWKMTAVGESQEIKEIWSQGYMAINNANVFLAGMAAKGNAVVGDSLAKIYAGDAKFVRGLSYFSLLQLFARPYWDGAGSKPGLILFWEPHTKLGDYSRARSTVKETYDQIIRDLDSAEALLPKLSASTKFAANKGNSYSAIALKMKVYLQMGQYDKVLTEGAKLIAGTGPFTSPAGYVLESDLKNLYTPKYAGKEAVIYMPFGASPGDFPGTQTQLGYYYSPASVGGNAEYALNTATGSIVADASWKASDARRQFIMPVGSRSFLVKYSGPSPYLDFAPVLRWAELLLIEAEAKVRVSNTVDPSAIALLNAVRGRSDATTVFTAADFPTANDLINAILKEKHIELLGEGNRAMEIIRLGIPFPAKSATVLAVPPTATGYIWPLSSDELVYNKLAVDNQ, encoded by the coding sequence ATGATGAATAAAATTAGTGCATATATACTGGCATTAGGTATCGCGGTCCTTGGCTCTTCCTGCCAGAAAGACCTGCTTACACCGAAACCGACAACCGATATCCCTGACTGGGAGGCGTTTACGCAGAAAGAACGGATTGGTAACGAAGCTACCGGTTTGTACACCGTGATGAAAAACGGTAAGTTCCTGGGTGGTAAAGTACTGATCGCAAACGATGTGAGAGGCGAAGATTTTGTGAACCTGACCACGAACAACGTAACACTGAATGCTACCTGGAAAATGACTGCCGTAGGCGAGTCCCAGGAGATCAAGGAGATCTGGTCCCAGGGTTATATGGCCATTAACAATGCTAATGTATTCCTGGCAGGCATGGCAGCCAAAGGCAATGCCGTGGTGGGCGACTCACTGGCAAAGATATACGCCGGTGATGCCAAATTCGTAAGAGGTCTGTCTTATTTTTCCCTGCTGCAGTTATTTGCCCGTCCTTACTGGGATGGCGCAGGCAGCAAACCCGGGCTGATCCTTTTCTGGGAGCCGCATACCAAACTGGGTGATTATTCCCGTGCACGCAGCACCGTAAAAGAAACTTATGACCAGATCATCCGTGACCTGGACTCTGCAGAAGCGCTGCTGCCTAAATTGAGCGCCTCTACCAAGTTCGCTGCCAACAAAGGCAACTCCTACAGTGCTATTGCGCTGAAGATGAAAGTATACCTGCAAATGGGGCAATACGACAAAGTGCTGACAGAAGGCGCCAAGCTGATTGCCGGAACAGGTCCGTTCACTTCGCCTGCCGGTTACGTGCTGGAGTCTGACCTGAAGAACCTGTACACGCCCAAGTATGCCGGTAAAGAAGCCGTGATATACATGCCGTTTGGTGCTTCCCCAGGCGATTTCCCGGGCACGCAGACGCAGTTGGGATATTACTACAGCCCTGCTTCCGTTGGTGGTAACGCAGAGTACGCCCTGAACACTGCTACCGGTAGTATCGTGGCAGATGCTTCCTGGAAAGCCAGCGATGCCAGAAGGCAGTTTATTATGCCGGTTGGTTCGCGTTCTTTCCTGGTGAAATATTCCGGTCCGAGCCCTTACCTGGACTTTGCGCCGGTACTGCGCTGGGCAGAATTGCTGCTGATTGAAGCGGAAGCGAAAGTACGTGTATCCAATACCGTAGATCCCTCCGCCATCGCTTTGCTGAATGCCGTACGTGGCCGTTCCGATGCGACAACAGTGTTTACTGCAGCTGATTTCCCGACAGCGAACGATCTGATTAATGCTATCCTTAAAGAAAAACATATTGAGTTACTGGGAGAAGGTAACAGGGCCATGGAAATTATCCGTCTGGGTATTCCCTTCCCTGCCAAGAGCGCTACAGTGCTGGCGGTACCGCCAACAGCCACAGGTTACATCTGGCCTCTCTCTTCCGATGAGCTGGTGTACAACAAGCTGGCCGTGGATAACCAGTAA